The candidate division KSB1 bacterium genome has a segment encoding these proteins:
- a CDS encoding GHMP kinase, translating to MEVDAERKEIRNFARELHLFFPGFFHGEGPVLITRAPGRLDVMGGIADYSGSLVLELPLDRATFVAIQARTDRHLVVTSWNAVREGWQERVEWDLGELWTHSGPLSYQAFREKWGKDPGVRWVRYVLGGPLALARRGLIDPNVRGANVAIRSTVPLGAGVSSSASLEVASLMAFCALWGVKLEPLQIALIAQEVENQAVGAPCGVMDQVTAVSGKRDQLLAILCQPAEVVDSIPVPEGLAFSGIDTGVKHSVAGDRYRNTRVATFMGRKIIGTLRRERGEPDIPGGYLCNLTPQEFTRKYRPFLPVRMAGSRFLAEYGDLEDPATDVDPDTVYAVRSRTEHPIRENHRVRQFMKLLQAGQTEEAFVKAGRLMYASHWSYSRLCGLGAKEADFLVRAVRELGPEKGFYGAKITGGGAGGTVAILAKKESRHLVRRISERYASWVGHHPDIFWGSSHGAAWVGAVRV from the coding sequence ATGGAGGTCGACGCGGAGCGGAAGGAGATCCGGAATTTCGCGCGTGAGCTTCACCTGTTCTTCCCCGGCTTCTTTCACGGGGAGGGCCCTGTTCTCATCACCCGCGCTCCCGGTCGCCTGGACGTGATGGGGGGGATTGCGGATTACTCCGGCTCCCTGGTGCTGGAGCTCCCCCTTGACCGCGCCACCTTCGTCGCCATCCAGGCACGGACCGACCGGCACCTTGTGGTGACAAGCTGGAACGCCGTGAGGGAAGGGTGGCAGGAGCGGGTGGAGTGGGACCTGGGTGAGCTCTGGACGCACTCCGGCCCCCTGTCCTACCAAGCTTTCCGGGAGAAGTGGGGAAAGGACCCGGGGGTCCGGTGGGTTCGGTACGTACTTGGCGGCCCCTTGGCCTTAGCTCGCCGCGGACTCATCGACCCCAACGTGAGGGGTGCGAACGTGGCGATCCGCTCCACCGTGCCCCTCGGAGCCGGAGTTTCCTCCTCGGCTTCCCTGGAAGTGGCTTCCCTGATGGCTTTCTGTGCCCTGTGGGGGGTCAAACTGGAGCCTCTGCAGATAGCCCTCATCGCCCAGGAGGTGGAGAACCAGGCCGTCGGTGCGCCCTGTGGCGTGATGGATCAGGTGACGGCTGTGTCGGGCAAGAGAGATCAGCTGCTGGCCATCCTGTGCCAGCCTGCCGAAGTGGTCGATTCCATCCCCGTTCCGGAAGGACTGGCTTTTTCCGGGATCGACACGGGCGTCAAGCATTCGGTTGCGGGGGACCGATACCGAAACACGCGCGTGGCCACGTTCATGGGTAGGAAGATCATCGGCACATTACGCAGGGAGCGAGGGGAGCCAGACATCCCTGGAGGCTACCTCTGCAATCTCACGCCTCAGGAGTTCACGCGCAAATACCGCCCTTTTCTGCCGGTGCGAATGGCGGGCTCGAGGTTCCTGGCAGAGTACGGAGATCTGGAGGACCCCGCTACGGACGTTGATCCCGATACCGTGTACGCCGTGCGCAGCCGGACTGAGCATCCCATCCGGGAGAACCATAGGGTGCGGCAGTTCATGAAGCTCCTCCAGGCCGGCCAGACGGAGGAGGCCTTCGTGAAGGCAGGACGGCTCATGTACGCCTCCCACTGGAGCTATTCGCGCCTCTGCGGCCTTGGGGCCAAGGAGGCGGACTTTCTGGTGCGGGCCGTGAGGGAATTGGGGCCGGAGAAGGGATTCTATGGCGCCAAGATTACGGGAGGGGGGGCCGGAGGAACCGTGGCCATCCTGGCCAAGAAGGAGTCCCGGCATCTGGTTCGCAGGATCTCGGAACGCTATGCTTCGTGGGTGGGCCACCACCCGGACATCTTCTGGGGGAGTTCGCACGGAGCGGCGTGGGTAGGGGCAGTTCGCGTTTAG